In Rutidosis leptorrhynchoides isolate AG116_Rl617_1_P2 chromosome 6, CSIRO_AGI_Rlap_v1, whole genome shotgun sequence, the DNA window cgaggtgtactaggaaatagtattatttttacaacgaaatactataaaatacgatacaattttacacaagatatttatttatttatagaattgatatacctaaaccttgctacaacacttataggcagtgtacctaatcgtacagtagtgtagtttttagtaagtccgttcgttccacagggatcttttaaacaagcttaacgctatatttttaacttatatttgtaaaaatacaaaaatatatataagcaatattattattataaaaggggggtttttaccgtttaatgaccggtttgtcgattttaaaactttagtcgcagttaaaatctaatgtaaattattaaataaataaaagaattaatttaaagcgtaaagtaaataacgataatgaaattgcgataaataaaggtgctataaaataaaattgcgataattaaagagtacgataattaaaagtgaaattaaatacaatgacaaaaagtgcgataattaaaagtgcaattaaatatgaaatatataaattatgcttatttaaacttccgtaatcatgatgtttgacgtgttaatttttagtttattcccatgggttaattgttctttgtcctggattattcaatatgtccgtctggtttttgtccataacagtccatcagtcataaatataacgtgcgagtgtcctcgtcaaattatccttatattcgaagtcaaatattccaactaattgtggacttaaactgtaacaaggtcttaatactttgtttaataattacaccaggatatcgactgcgtgtaacccaaggttttaatactttgttaacaattaagccaagtgtccttgtacataatttcacccctgttttaataattccatagactattaatccattcccgtgtccggttaaatgaacgattattcgtacatataaatatcccgcccatcgtgtccgatcgagtgtatatggttatttataggtacgtccaattgtaaatctttatattaaattaacaaactatcatttaattaaacaaatataaagtccattaatagcccatagtctaatttccacaagtgtcgttcttttgtccaaaccccaattatggtacaaagcccaattacccaattttagtatttagcccaacatcacgattacttcggcattaaataagcataataataacttagctacgagacattaatttaaaaataacaataaccaatacttacagtgattaaaaatagcgtagcgttacacggacataattttaacttacacccttacaacattcgctaacatacccttattattagaatttaaaattaaaattaaaattaaaatataaatatatatatatatacacgtttatagatagagagatggataaaagatggatatatgatcaaccaaaactgcgaatttataggcatgtggcctctcacctactgccatgcgatcgcatggaaaatgtgcttccaggccaagcgatcgcatggccactttttccagctcacaagactttgtttctttatatgccgacggtttttataaataaatataatatataaataattataagaattatttaaatattatattatatttatgtgcatagttgacttgtaatttttagtccgttacgtcgagcattgagagttaactttggtcccggtttcggtttttcgaacgtccttgcgtacaatttaatatcttgtattttgcgtttcgcatcttgtactcttgtaattttgagacgtttcttatcaataattggaaccactttgattgtattttgtacttttgagctttttggtcgtttgcgtcttcaattcgtcgaatctgtcttttgtcttcaccttttattatttaaacgaatatcacttgtaaatagaacaattgcaactaaaagcttgtctttcttgagggataatgctatgaaatatatgttcgtttttagcattatcagtgcgaAAGGAAGAATTCTAGCCTGGGCctacattgaagaattcaacatgtttgcagtTAAGCGAGAGTTTGGCGTTGATTATTTCAAACATGGTCCCGAATTCAAGTCACTACCGTACTTTGAGCTAATGCAGATTGTCAGGTTAAGAATGCTGTATTGTAGAATGAATGATCGATCTTCGTTGCTGGTGAAGAAGATTCGAATTGCATTTAATTCGaagaattgggaaggttttagGCCACAGTTTCCTAGGATCAGTTACAAAGTTAATCCTAGAACTGGTAAATCCCGAAGGATTGTAAAGTACAAGCTGGTaaagactatgaagaaggtaccATTGAGGAAATTGCCGCAAAATTGGAGTCAGAGGTTCAGATGGTGGTTTTACGATGATCTTTCTGAAGAAGCTGTGATTGTTTTGGATAAGATGAAAGAGGATGATATTGAAtgcattcgtgtgttggatccgattTGGTTAAGAAACTGTACCGAGGCTATATTTTCACGTTGTATTATAACCGTATGCTCTATCGACGAGAGAAAAACgtgcaggctgaacagtatgtgaaagtagctaagttgtgctacttgaacaacatggtaatcgatccgtacgaatgaattggatgacgactgaagacttttgatatagaactaggtcttagggggagtttgttggtgcataatcccgagttctatgaTGTAATAAGTTCTATTTATATTATCGTTTACATTTCAGTCGTGTATAAACATTGTCATTGATGCTGTGTGTTTGAATTGATTAAGCAATGACGTAAAATGGTTCGAGctgtttggttggcagctcagaccatcgaccgatggtagagaccattggtcaagggactatcaccatcggccgtaggtcagagaccaccggccgatggtcgctgTAACTTTATATAAATACGGGTGTTGGGTTACATTGTTAGTTTACACACCCTACATCCCCTAGCTGTCATATTTCGCTGTTACTATTGTCCCAGACCATACCCCAATCGAATACAATCATCTAGGCGTCAATTATATCAACATATTGTAGGTTAGATTGATCCCAAAGTGAAACTTGTATTCGATTCATCCTAGTTTATCGTTTTCTGCCCTTATTCTAGGTTTAACGTTTAATCTAAGGTCCTAGATCATCTACAATTTTTGCTTTGTTCTGGTCGATTAAGGCTTTTTCGGTGGTTGGAGAGTTCTTTAGACGATTTATTCCTTTCTCCTCCGCCGTTCTCGTGGAAGGAATGATTTAGGTTGTTGGATGCTCTCATTCCGACATAGACGCCTTGATTCCTTGACCCGTATTGTCTCTCTGTTCTGGCTGCGGAGTGATAGATGTGTAGCTTTTTCGTTTACTGTTGCCGGAGCTGCTGTTTCTTTGTTGGCGAGTGGTTCCACCGCCTTGTTGGAGTAGGACACCGGATGCTACAGCTGTTTGGTGGCTTTCTTCCACCTTCTCTTATTGCTCTGGTGTTGGTGGTTTTCGATGGTGACCACCCTGTTGTGGTGACCGCCGACATTGGTTGTGCGTGTCGACGCTTGAAATCTTCCTTCGTCAGCGGTTGGCTGCCCAACCACTCATTTGGTGGTGGCTTTCCACAGCTGATGTGGGCGGGAGGAGGTGGGGGCATCGGGGCGGGCGGTGTGTTTCTTACCGTAAGAAGGTTTGTACTTGGTGTCGTGGTTTTGATTCATATCATATCCTTTCTTGTGTCGCCTTCGGAATAGAACCAGGGAAAGATCTCCCAGTTGGAGATCTGGCTCTCGTTCCGGAGTGTAGGATCCGTTTTTGAGCAGTCATGATTTTTTAGTGTCGGTTCGTGCTGCTTTGTATCTGTTGTTGCTTTATGATTTTCAGTGGCTCTGCGAATCTCGGTGTTCTCCGATGTTTTGTTAGTTGTCGAGAATGGTTTGTTTGTTGTTGCGGTGGCGATCGACGTTCTCCGATAGTTGTCAACTGGTTTATTGATGTTTTTAGTGCTTTTGTTACTTGGGTTTCCATGGCGTGTTAGGCTTATTTTATTTTCCTAGTCGACTGTATTCTACCTTGTTGGTATGACATTTTGTTTAGGATTGTAGATTTGACGCTTATTTGGCTTTCGAATTTTCTTATGTAACGATTGTACTTTTTTTGAACAGCGGTACGGGATCACCAAGGGGAATTAACCACTCACGTGTTCATCTTctacagttgcataacccgcccccaacttcTGCTCAGAAGGAAACTCGGCCCAATGCGAGGCCTTGGGCGGTAAAACCCCTCCTCCACTGCCCCACAACGCGATGTGCGAAAGGCACCATTGAAAGAAAGTCAAGAGTAAATGGACAACCTTTATACTTGTTGATTTCTAGATCCATTTAATGTTGTCACATTTTTCCCATAAAAACCTCAAGATTCATTATACATTATAGTTTTCAACGAAAACCACATAAATATTCACATAAACGTAACATGTTACATATAATTTTTacttaatgttaattttattgacaAATAAAAGCTAAAAATCACAAAGATATATTAAATTATACATTATTTGAAATATTTGATGCCCAGTGATCAAATATCCACAAGTGTATAAAAAAATATagatttgattttaaaagtaactttgaggttttttttttttttaacatataaTGTATTGTTTTTTAATCTTAATCTAAATTtaaattcacatatatatatatatatatatatatatatatatatatatatatatatatatatatatatatatatatatatatatcctttcaTATGTAAAAATCTCTATTATTTAAAAGATCTCTTACTTTTATATACTTTTTCTGGTTCTCTATTATTTAAGGTTTAAACAGAATCCATACAAATTAACATAACTAagataatttaaaaattaaaaaagttAAATATTTTTCATATGTTAATATCCTCAATCACATGTAAATATtgatatgtaatattatatatatatatatatatatatatatatatatatatatatatatatatatatatatatatatatatatatttaattaagagGAAAGTACTTTtttgggggaagtaatttttttcgtgttttttgaatttttttcaggcatcaagattacatgaaaatatgaagatttaaaaaaacacttcgtgatgaatattattattttgttgGGAAAACGCTcggagaaataaatgataacattcagtgcaatgaatgttttgcttctgagtttgttttttagggtttaaaaattagaatttagaaattagggttcagaaattaggggttaaaaattagggtttagctattagggtttagaaattagggttttgggtttagaaattaggatttaaggtttagaaattagggtttagattgaatttttaacacgaacggtttagagtttatggtttatggtttagagcttagggttttgggttttgggtgtagggactaaacccaaaaccctaagccctaagccttaaaccctaaaccctaaactctaaatcggactacatcttgaaaaaaaacttcacatatgatggaaaaaaaacgctcgaagaataacattaAGCATGCTGCATGTTATCAGttttttcttcgagcatttttcgccaaaataataacatttatcacaaagtatcttttttaaatgttcatattttcatgtgctcTTAATGCtggaaaaaaattcgaaaaaacgaaaaaaaaaaaaaatttacttccccttcTCCAAAATTTTTTttcccctcttgattatgaccatatatatatatatatatatatatatatatatatatatatatatatatatacacacacacacacacacacatatatatatatatatacacacacacacacatatacacacacacacacacacacatatatatatatatatatatatatatatatatatatatatatatatatatatgtgtgtgtgtgtgtgtgtgtgtgtgtgtgtgtgtcaatcAAGGTAACTCTCAATTTGCTTAAGCTCGAAAATGATTACGATTTTTTAATTTTGCTCgcactacaagaaaaatgagctTTAGTGACGAAGGCTATTGGTCACTAATAACACTAAAATGGTCACTAAATCAAGTTAGTGATCAAAATATATTGTCACTTCTCGTCACTATAGATCCGTCACAAAATATTTTTAGACACCAAAAttaggggtgttcataatatccgaatccgaatcTGGAATCCGAATAATCcgaaaatccgatccgaaaatatccgaaaaatcgaatatccggattttcggatatccgaaaatcggatatccgatttttcggattcggatatcggatgccaTTTTCCAGaatttttcggatattcggatatccgaaactACATATAGATATTTTTAGTATATATTTTATGATATCCTTAATTACTAATATTGTATGCCAATTAGTCATCTGAGAAGCAAAAATAACTAGAAATGTGCCATGCATCTCAgccttataattataatatttgctTTTGAACAGATTGATGAACGTAACTGACGAACGTATATATGTGTAACTATATAATATCAAGTGTAATATATGCATCAAATGACCCATACATCTCAGCTCACGAAATTAAACATGAGTATATTAACATCGAAATAGGAAGCCAAATACATCGGCTATGATTAAAAAACGTTTTCAGTCCAAGGCAATTAGATCTCAAATTAAATTTAAGGTTCGGATAtttggataatccgatatccgaatccgaaatttcggatatccgaaaatcggatatccgaaatttcggattcggatatcggatgggcaaatccactatccgaattttcggatatccgaattttcggatatccggttttgaacacccctaaccaaaataccaaaattggtcactatagtgaccatttgtttggtcactaatatagtttagtgaccaaaatttagtgaccacttttttaatggtaactaaatagCATTATTAGTGACCAAATATTGAGCCGTCACTAAAAGATCATCACAAatgagcatttttcttgtagtgccGAAAAAGTAACATCGTCAAATTCATCAACAATCGTTAGTCAAAAATACACGGTTAGTCCctaaagttttttaaaaaattGCACCAAAAGTCTTCCTCATCATTACCATCAACTTTACTCATCTTCgtcaccaccatcttcatcatcagcttttttttttttcattttttttataaccAAATATGTTCTTGAGTTATATATGAACAAGATTATCAAATGAAATAGGTTTCAGCATCATCGTTAATCATTTTTTTGTGAAGAATCCGAACCAATAACAACATCAAACATCACGAATCTTTGAAGAACACTAGCAGCGAGTTCTAAAGAACTTGAAAATCAAACTTCACGTTTCAATTGTTTTCAGGTGTTGATTTTTGAAACAAAATGTTTAAAAACATCTTATGAATACTCGACAATTATCTTCTTAACATGAATCATCAAATCGTTGTCAAATTTGAACAATGAAAAataatttgacttttgttgaccacaAAAATAAATTTAGATCTAAGAATCAGGGGTGTTTTTCAGTTGGATTTGAACAATGAAAAAAAATTTGACTTTTGttgtttcatgtttatatatagttattaattGATGAGGTCGAAGCTTTAGGATTCATAAAAATTAGCGAACAAATAAAATACATTGGTGGAATATATTTTGTTTTTTGTGAATTGTTTTTATGAGATATTTTGAGgaaatgatgaagatggtggtgatgAAGATGAGTGAAGTTGATGATGAATATGGTGGTGATGAAGATGAGTGAAGTTGATGGAGATGATGAAAAGGACGATCGGTTCAAAATTTTATGAAACTTCAAGGATCAACCGTGTATTTCTAACTAACGATCGTTAATAAATCTGACAATGATTACCCTAATTTCACACTTTTTCAAATCGTAGTCATTTTCTGTTTCAAATTAAAAATCGTAATTCTTTTCGGGTTTAAGCAAATTGAGGGTTACCTTTATTGTCAAACTAGGTAACTTAGGTTACCTTTCGGGCCATTTGTCCTTAAACAATTACTTTTATTAATTCTCGTTTAAGCATACGGATTTTTTTCTTTGCTCCCCTTCGGGCCTGAGTTTTTGAATCGTTTTACAAGCAGACTAATCTCGAGACAAAAACCTGTTTTACAAGCTGCTCAGAGTCGTGCATGGGGAACCTTCGTGGCCATAAGGGTTTATTAATGCTCCATGGATTTGAACTCCTAAACCTCCCTTTCTACATTAGTGGAAAAACCAAAATCTTTACTCGGCTACTACCTCATAGTTAAACATATggattatagatatatatttatatagagatAAATACGTTGCTTAAAAAATTGATCATTTTAGAGAACTGTATGGAAGAAGGATTGGCATCAATTCTAACTAACTAGTTGTAGAATGTGATTAATGATCTGTGTCTCGTTTCATTAATAGCTATTATTgtttaatatataaagtagaagtaGATTTGGAAGAATGCCATTTTTGACCATATCATAAAGCTATGTCAATGTAACTTAGGATGATAGTTTGAATAACTGCATCCAACAACTTAATGATTATTTCAATCTCCCTCTAAGCAAAAAAATTCATATTACTTTTAGATTTAGATGTAGAAAACTAATGAAGACCATGACTACTTTCAAATTTAATTTCTGCCCATGTTTCGTCTTTTATACTACGTACAAGTTTTCTATAGCAAATTACTAAAGGCAAATATATATGAAAAAATGAAGCTTGAACGTGTATATGAATGTTTTTTATGGAGTTTATTTGATATCTAAATTATTTTCTTTGTATATTCTTTTTTTTAACAGccaaaaaatgtatataaatgaacGCTCCCTATCAAGGCGTAAAATCACGAGTTTATTTAAATCACGAGTTTATTTAAATAaaacaatttaatgatatgttttagatattaactgaatgtaaatactaaagtcatttagtttaatgaaccgTGGAATCAAAGATTCCGATTaagaaatttgtcattgtttttttacaaacatattcatatatttaatttgatcagaataaatgaactacatttatttttCCAACATtctctttcaattttcatcacaattactattttccttttTATAAAAGttcacattacaacattttattgagacatgtatttcgcatacatatgtaatgtaattaatctgtaaagagaactcatatttgaataattataatataataattataattataattataaagtttactttaaaaatgaatatttatatttttaataataattattagtaataacaaatgtctcttgaaattttttcaaaaattaaaatacaattattatatgaatgtTGTACAATATGTTTCAAAATTTTTACATGTGTTGTTTAtggggtgttttgtaaaagattgtacaatttgttttaaagtttgtacatatgataaTAAatgtgttttattataaggttgtacatgctgcttcaaatattgtacatatgattatgAGAGTATTTTACCATAAAGttttacataatgcttcaaatattgtacatatggtcatgtggtgttttattataaggttatacataatgcttcatatattatacaattaacatgttaatatttttattaaatacaattaattgttttaatgacatcatcatgaggggtttagattttttctatttatttttgaatttttttaaaaacttaaataatccttatttatgacattATTATTTTAGAGATTCATATGATACTATAGATAGATACGTCAATGTTATGATAATCGTTTCAAAAGACTCCTCGAATTAGATCTCTCTCTTTCAATTGGGACTTGTATGCCTGATTATATATAATTGATTGCGGTTATGGAGATTCATCATGTATAACTCTGAACAACCCTCTTTGAAATTAGTCAATTTGAATAACGAGTTAGATCACTCTTTGAACAATCCGCTTTGAAATTAGTTAAATTTACATAACGAGTTATATCACTCTCATATGCTATATGAGAGGGGGGGAAAGTTGCAATATGTCATGTCAAGAGTTGATGGTGAAACTTCTAATCTTCACATTTAAATAAGATTTAAGTTCTCTAATAGCAACTTGAAATGAAATAAACTCTTATTTAATTTGATTGATAATTATTTGTAATTAACATGTTTGGTCAATTATGGATTACTAGACAATGACATTTAGTGATTAACTCTTTCCACAAATACGATTAGACGAATATCAAGCTTCTGCAAGACACGCAACTAACCAAGCAAGATCGAATATAGAAGAAAGTTCCAAAAACGGGTTCGTAAATACAACGAAAGTTATAAAAAGGATTTAGTTGAAACTTTACAGAACCTAATTAAAGTGGGTCATTAAGTCATTTAGATAATTAATTAAAACATGTCAACTCGACTAATTATTAGAGCCACGGTTGCCGTAAACTTCATGCTATGACAAATTAAGGAACCAGAAATACTAGTAGGTGGAGCAAACTCGGTAGCCTTTTTCTTTTATTGATATCCAAAATTTTGGAAAAATATactttgatactaatttcatgagCGGAATGGAATGGTATCAAGTCTACTACTCAACGAGATCGCACCGCGAGTTGGGGATAAGTTTTTTTGGATAAGCGAGTAAACTCTCCTattaacgagcacattggctccccatagaaggtaaaacctcgggaaatcaagcccccgagcgcgagacctggtacagggtgaattgcgcattatgcgcaccttctagtcacactccctttttgaacaatttgacataaCCAGAAATTGAACTCGAATGGTTAAATAAGTTAGTTAACTATGTATCTCATCTTGTTAGAAAGCAGAAAAAAATTAAGAGTTTTTGGTTATAAAGGgttgataatataattaataatccaTAAAGCCATACCAGCCTATAATCGGATGTTAATTCGATAATGTGGTGGACATTTTTGAATCACTCAACGCTGTGACTTTAATCTTCGAACTTGACAAAAGTCCTCATCCATTACCGTTACGCATTattgaaaaataataaaaataaaaaaataaaaggaggTTACATACACTGGCGGATCCAGAAACATTTTTCACCGGAGACGAAAATTTGCTAAAACATTTAGATTAGATAAATTGTACTCTATATAAAACAACGTCAAGTCAAATCGTAAAATAATTGTAATAATCAACATGTCAACATGAAAGATTAAAACAAAGAAATAAAAACCGAAAaggtgaatgagaaaattaaaaaaaaaaaaaaaaagtaggttTTGTGAAAGAAAAGAATATATAAATATTTGAAGTTGAAAGATAGGAGCAGTGGCGGAACGTGAAGATTTTGATTAGGAGGACCAGCAAACGTTAAACATACAAAATAAGCATCGTATTCATAAGATGAAAATTATTACAAAATACACATTGTATTCATAAGATGAAAATAATTACAAGTTGGCTCGACGGCCTTTAAGCATTTTAAAATCATCATTAACGGATTCTGAGTTAAACTTTTCGGCAATTTCTCGTTCAATGTAAACCACCAAACTATCCACTAGAAACTCGTCTGACATCTTGTTGCGAAGTCGAGTCTTGCAAATTTTCATTCCGGAAAATGCTCTCTCAGTTGTAGCAGTTGAAACGTAAAGTGTTAAGATTAGTCGAATCGACCTATCAAGCAAACTATAGTTCTCACACTTCTTAGTTTCCACAAGAACCCTACATAATTCTACAAGAGTCGATGCACCACTTAGCTTCGGGTTCTTTGACATCTCAATATTGAATAGCTCTAACTCTAACTTCAATCTAGTCCTCTCTTGCTCTGTAAAATCAGCAGGATAATATTTCTCAACAAGAGAGCAAAGATGA includes these proteins:
- the LOC139853627 gene encoding uncharacterized protein; its protein translation is MKKERLRKISDRGDKRRRGGTLDKQLLELDNRFNDQAMELLTFSSTLVPKKKINNNSKGLNVDHLCSLVEKYYPADFTEQERTRLKLELELFNIEMSKNPKLSGASTLVELCRVLVETKKCENYSLLDRSIRLILTLYVSTATTERAFSGMKICKTRLRNKMSDEFLVDSLVVYIEREIAEKFNSESVNDDFKMLKGRRANL